In Oreochromis niloticus isolate F11D_XX linkage group LG22, O_niloticus_UMD_NMBU, whole genome shotgun sequence, the sequence GATGGAGGTAAAAAAGGTCTAATATGTGAAAAACATCCCCTCACCCTAACCTGACCTAACCCTGACCATCATGCACACCTTTTCTTTTACCCTCTCAGTTGGCATGTTGGAGGTGGAGGTGACAGAAGGGTCCGAGTTCATCCAACTGCCCTGCCAAACGACATCTCTGCTGCCTGCCGACACCACCGTGGAGTGGAGCCGCTCCGAGCCCATCCCCATGATTGTCCACGTGTTCCCGAACAGCAGTGCAGAGCTGCCGAAGAAACAGGACGAGTTCTTCTGTGGACGCACGCGCATGCATGAGGACTCGCTGAAAACGGGAGACCTGAGTCTGACCCTGAAGTACCCCTCAGAGCGAGACAACGGTCACTACGTCTGCACCATCAACACGGGCACGGACATGCTGAAGCAGAAAGTAGCCCTGCAGCACGTCAAAAGTAAGCGGCGGGGACACGGGTGAGAGGGAGGGATGCGGTTCACACGCTCACATTCGTGCCTCTTTCTTTGACCAACAGAACCGTTTCCCACCTGGGCCACGGCTTTCCTGAGCATCATGGCCATCAGTCTGGTTGCTGGCGGAGGTTTTGTGGCATAtttctggtattattttaaGATGGGTATGCTTTCCATTTGTTTCACGTTTTGGTTCTGTGATCTTGTGGTTTAGGTTCAGTTTCCATAtttaatgttttggttttggttctTCTCAGTCTCCACCATGGAGGTGGATGAAGGGGGGGAGTCTGTTCAGCTGCAATTTAAAACCACGCCTAACCTGCCAGTCGGTGCTACAGTGGCGTGGAGGCGCTCCAGGCTTGGCTTCAAACCAATCACAGTTTATGAGTACTCGAACGGCGAAAGCAAACCAGGTGTGAAATACACGGACCGTACAGAGATGGTCGAGGACCCACTGACATCAGGAGatctcagtctgaccctgaggCGACCGCGAAGACGAGACAGCGGGATCTACATCTGCACCCTCTGCAGGGGCAAAGTCGTCCTGGGTGAGAAACGACTGAGGCTGGAGGTCAAAGGTAAGAACGTAGCTCCAGGGCTGAAGCTCTGTACCTGCAGTCCCGTTAGACTCCCATGTtgaaactttacagcagaaagaaacatgtttacagcctgatacagaaacagaaacattatagatgaaacagaaaaacagaaacagaaaaatagaaagtGGAGGACGTCCCAGAGGCTTTACTCACAGTCACGGAGTTCCTCAGGGTTCTGTTATCGATactttgtatttactcaggaaACTTCTGCTCGTTTTTGGCtccaaaattacaaaatatggagtcaacaaaCAACTGGGTGACATCACGGTggatatgtatatttttttatatacagtctgtgatcAAATGTCTCATCTGATGCTTTGATTGGCTGTCCTTTCAGTCCCTCAGGTGAAGGTGTCAGAGGGGGTCGATGCTGTGCTGCCCTGGAGAACCTGGATTCCTCCAACAGAAAAAGCCACTGTGGAGTGGAGCCGTCATGAGCCGTGGCCCATGATTGTCCATGTCTATCAGAGCGGCTCAAGCTGTCTGGAGAAGCAGACCTGGTTGTACCGTGGCCGCACAAAGATGGAGGACGAAGACCCTCGTAAGAACAGAAACCTCAGTCTGGTCCTGCACGAGCCCACGGTGCTGGACAGTGGCGAGTATACGTGCACCATCAAAGAGGAAGAGCGAGTCGTGAGGACGAAGAGTCTGAGGCTCCacgtcagaggtcagaggaagagtttgtttcctgtttctgttgttttcgtCGCTTCCTGCTGTCTGACCATCTGTCTGCTCCTTCTGCAGATTTCAATCACATCTCTGATgatgaagaaaatgaagaaaatactCCTTTGATCAGATACCGTGGCCCCCAGTCTGTTTAATCTCTGGCTCCCCCTCAGGTCCTCTCGGTGAACTGTGCTCAGTATCAATCAGTGAGCCGTGGCCCAGATTTTAAAAGTCCAAacaaaggaaaggaggaaaTAAGACAACGGGATTCAAAGGTTTTTAAACGTCATCcatttttaaagtatttcaGACAACAGAACATGTACTGTTTGTTTCTCAGGATCCACATGATAAAAAGTGTTTAGCTGACATTAACACTGTGGTGGGCGTTGGTTTGTGGGGCGTCCGCAGGGGAGACCGACGCACCGGAGCTCCATCATGCATAAGAAGAATTAACTGGATCCtgagttgttgttgttctgtgcgTGCTGCTAAAAGCTGCAGCCCAGGGGTGTTGTAGCAGCAACCGGGAAATAGAGTGTGTCAAAAGTGTGAAATATGTGGTCGGGTCTGTGCTTACCGCCACAAACACCTGTAGGACACCGGatttataacattaaaaaaaagacagtttgAAAATTATCCCTTTTGGCCCAACAACCAAACCCAGTTAGGGAGATTGTCACAGTCTGTGGAAGCAGACTGTGACAATCTCCCTAACTTCTGAATGTGGGAGTGAGAAGGAGCACCCAGGTGCAGACACGCCAGGAGATGGAGCTGAGTTTACACAAAAGGCGAGCTGAAAAACcatgaatacaaaaacaaagcagcGGGAGAGAACTACAACTACAAGCTAAACTGTGACGACTATGACAAAGTGACATGAACATGATTCTGAACAGGTGCATGCAAGGAAACACGAACATGGAACACGAACACGGAACATGCCCTGAACAGAATCATGAAAGACTTTAAATTCCCACTAGAGCTGCTCATTTCAGGGGATACTCCCTCTTGTGGTGTAACGGAGGAATAACTACCCTTACAGCACTGTGTCTTATCTTATTGGAAATTGGGGCACACATTATTTTACAACAACCAAAGAAAATAACATATTTGAACAATCAGAACATTTTAACCAAATATAATATTGTAACTAAAGATTATGGGGGATGTCTTGTTTTTGTCCATAATGCATCTCTTGTCCTTACAAATACTAGAACTTAACATCCTTTCAATGTaacataagaaaacaaaaatacaaaaactaaactCAGAGTGCTGGGTCGCAGCCCCTGGCAGAGGTGATAAAACCAGAAGCTATTTCAGAGGGACATCACTGAAAGATTGTCGATGTTGATTCATCTCTGCAGCGCTCTCTCAGCTTGACTTGTTAAAGAGATACCTGCAACCTTATTCACAGCTCTGCTGCAGGTTAAGCATAAGGCCATATAAAGCCATCAGCACCTCAGTCTGAGGTGTGTCCTCCATCCTGTGACCAGGATCAGCCTCAGAGCTCCATGTGGAAGGAGGTCTCAGCAGGAGCTCCAATGGAGGATCCACAAACGACACAGAGAATGAAGGATTTTTGTTGAGCTCATTGACTTATTCTCAGTCAGACTCGTGTTTGAGATGTTCACGATTCCTTGAAGTCATCACAGGACTAAACATGAGcacaaaaaccccaacaattctACATCAACTTTTTATCATGTGATCAGGTTTCATCAGCTTTAAGACATAAAAGCAGTCAGAATGAGCAGCCTGTGTCACTCTGAACTCACCTGTAAAACCAAGTGGGCACAAAGTGAGAGATTCTGTGTACTGagaaaaaatggaaatgaaTAAAAGCACTGGAGCCTGTCAGTGTGTGCCTTAACTGTTGCTCTTTGATTTCTTTAAATTACAGTTACAttatacaaacaaaaacagataacTCAGCGGCATCATGTGGGCTGAGGTCCAGCGCCAGCTCACTATGGTATCCACTTTGGTCCTTTGATGGATTTCAAAGTGAGATCATGGATATCAGAACATCCATGGGGAAGAAATGTCAAGGGAAAGAAATCCTGTCAAGGTTCGAGGTGTTTCAGTGTGGTCTACAAATTGGAATAAAAGCATTTATCCATGCAGCcttcatccatccacccaccgatcatccttccatccatccattcgacTGTTCACCCAtgcatcatccatccatccttcaaACTGTCCTTCCGTCCAACAGTCCATCCATCTGTCAGACTGTGAATCCATCAAACAGTCCATCTGTCCGTTGATCCGGTCACTGCCACTCCAGTGGTGCATGTGGGCATGTTTAGcaacactgttttgtttaaacCATGAGTTGGGATGTTGTGGGGGATTCTTATCACAATGTTCCCCAGCCTTAAGCTGCTTGTCACACACTTTCCCTGATAACGCTACTAAGCTTTCTTAAGGTGGAAGATTACTGAGGGGAAGAGCGCTTTTGTGGGCCAAAgcatttttcacttttcatcCTATTGCTTCCTCCCCATATGATGTTTTCTTCAATGAACTGAAAAAGACTTTTGCTTGTCCAGTGTCTGAGAGCAGTTCTTCCAAGAAATTATTGAGCTGTTGTGGCAATCCTAGCGTAGCTGAGTTTGTAGTTGATTTCCTTAGTGTGGCCACAGAGATGGACTTctctgtaggtattacaggtactgcagtgcagtacctgtaatacctacagcatgctctagtcgctctaataggatataacttctctgatggacagagtctcccaccccatgcatgtaaatgttgctgaactgcagagctccttcagtgacagactgctgcatcctcgatgcatgaaggagcgtttccgcaggtccttcctccctgcagctgtcaggctGTACAATCAAAACCGCTCCCAACAAACACAGAGGTTTACATCAGCGCTGCAACTTGGACTAATCAACCGAACAACTACCGCTGTTATAACTTGCACATTATTTTTCTCACTTTATATATACTAACTAATCGGAAGTTACACGTTGACTTTTTAATGCACAGGTACAATCACACAATCTGCActtttctaattattctaaatattcttaactatttaaacatctttcagtatCCTGCTCTGTTTGCACACTACAACCTGGGTTTGCCACTTATCTGTACTTTAATTGTAATAACTGTAATTGGTAACTATTGTCCATGacgtaaatatgtaaaaattgtgtgtgtttctgttctgtgtcctgtgtccTGTTCTtgttgtatatgtgtctttttgctgctgttataaccaaatttccccttgtgggacaattaaagaatTATTCTATGCAAATTGCCATGATCATTGATCAATGACCATTGAATGGTTATGAGTACCACCACAGAGGGGTGTATTTTTGCAGGCACTAAATGACCAGATGAAAGACCAGTGAACCTGCTTCTTTCGAGGAATTAACCTCCCTTACTTTCACAATTGGCAACTGCCTGAGGCAAAGGGAAGCTGAAAAGAACTACAAGGCCCATAAGGCACCTGCTagttcacctctggtgtccatcCCCACTCTCCCTTCTCCACCAGTCACTTCAATTTACAGTACCACCCACTCTTCTCTTAAGCCACTGGTGGAACCCATGCAGTGCTTGCGGTTgaccctgaaggagaggaaaatGTGTTTGAGCCCACTGTTTTTACTGCATCACTCAGGGCATTTTCTCGCTCGCTGCCCTGTAAAGCCACAAAGTCTGTCTACTGTTAACTGTCACACTTTGTAAAAATCACTTCTTAAATCGTGTGTGCATGAAAATTGCCCTACAAGACTTGGCATGCCACAAACTGTCTGTAGTGTCTGTACTGGATCAGTGTACGCCAGCAAGAATCAACATATGCCTGCAGGTCCAAGGACGATGCAGCTTTCTGCACTTCTTGTGGTCCCTCCTTGTTTGTCATTTACGGCACCACCTCTGCAATAACTTGGCTGTAGCTCAATCTCTGGGTGCTCCAGTCTCAAGCCATAGTATCCTTGGCCACgttactgaaccccaagttgctctctgatggaTCCATTGGCTTGCGAATGTTGGATAAAAAGAACTTGGTTGTGGAAAAAAGTGCTTGGGTGAATTTTGCATGGTACATAAACCTTTGAGTGCTGGAGTAGAAAAGCTATCTCATATGACTGGAAGTATTCCTCTGTCTCAGTTGACTCCTCTTTCTCAATTGATTCTTTCTCTTCGGGGCGATcttggctcaagagttgggggttcgccttgtaatcggaaggttgccggttcgagccccagcttggacagtctcggtcgttgtgtccttgggcaagacacttcacccgttgcctactggtggtggtcagagggcccggtggcgccagtgtttggcagcctcgcctctgtcagtgcgccccagggtggctgtggctactatgtagcttgccatcaccagtgtgtgaatgggtggatgtctggatatgtaaagcgctttggggtccttagggactagtaaagcgctatata encodes:
- the LOC102082964 gene encoding uncharacterized protein LOC102082964 isoform X1 yields the protein MQVATCCMCVIVVQVLLFYEDLLQTYGDMKDPRDGEGGVSQHALAAKVEVYEGAESVLLPCRVGFLLEDTTVTWSRPDLDPSTIHRWHEDRDEPEGQNMRYRGRTAMRANEADPKDLSLTLSKPELSDTGSYDCIISKQKDVLKLTDIELQVKVGMLEVEVTEGSEFIQLPCQTTSLLPADTTVEWSRSEPIPMIVHVFPNSSAELPKKQDEFFCGRTRMHEDSLKTGDLSLTLKYPSERDNGHYVCTINTGTDMLKQKVALQHVKKPFPTWATAFLSIMAISLVAGGGFVAYFWYYFKMVSTMEVDEGGESVQLQFKTTPNLPVGATVAWRRSRLGFKPITVYEYSNGESKPGVKYTDRTEMVEDPLTSGDLSLTLRRPRRRDSGIYICTLCRGKVVLGEKRLRLEVKVPQVKVSEGVDAVLPWRTWIPPTEKATVEWSRHEPWPMIVHVYQSGSSCLEKQTWLYRGRTKMEDEDPRKNRNLSLVLHEPTVLDSGEYTCTIKEEERVVRTKSLRLHVRDFNHISDDEENEENTPLIRYRGPQSV
- the LOC102082964 gene encoding uncharacterized protein LOC102082964 isoform X2, whose translation is MRGFLILVLVSQHALAAKVEVYEGAESVLLPCRVGFLLEDTTVTWSRPDLDPSTIHRWHEDRDEPEGQNMRYRGRTAMRANEADPKDLSLTLSKPELSDTGSYDCIISKQKDVLKLTDIELQVKVGMLEVEVTEGSEFIQLPCQTTSLLPADTTVEWSRSEPIPMIVHVFPNSSAELPKKQDEFFCGRTRMHEDSLKTGDLSLTLKYPSERDNGHYVCTINTGTDMLKQKVALQHVKKPFPTWATAFLSIMAISLVAGGGFVAYFWYYFKMVSTMEVDEGGESVQLQFKTTPNLPVGATVAWRRSRLGFKPITVYEYSNGESKPGVKYTDRTEMVEDPLTSGDLSLTLRRPRRRDSGIYICTLCRGKVVLGEKRLRLEVKVPQVKVSEGVDAVLPWRTWIPPTEKATVEWSRHEPWPMIVHVYQSGSSCLEKQTWLYRGRTKMEDEDPRKNRNLSLVLHEPTVLDSGEYTCTIKEEERVVRTKSLRLHVRDFNHISDDEENEENTPLIRYRGPQSV